Proteins from one Desmodus rotundus isolate HL8 chromosome 9, HLdesRot8A.1, whole genome shotgun sequence genomic window:
- the TBX4 gene encoding T-box transcription factor TBX4 isoform X1: MLQDKGLSESEEAFRAPGPALGEANATSATSAPEPTLAAPGLSGAALGSPPGPGADAATSATAEQTIENIKVGLHEKELWKKFHEAGTEMIITKAGRRMFPSYKVKVTGMNPKTKYILLIDIVPADDHRYKFCDNKWMVAGKAEPAMPGRLYVHPDSPATGAHWMRQLVSFQKLKLTNNHLDPFGHIILNSMHKYQPRLHIVKADENNAFGSKNTAFCTHVFPETSFISVTSYQNHKITQLKIENNPFAKGFRGSDDSDLRVARLQSKEYPVISKSIMRQRLVSTQLSAKPDVSPLHGPHQALQHYQYENGAHMQFAAAEPQDLPLNTFPAQRDSSLFYHCLKRRADSARHLDLPCKRSYLEAPSAVGEDHYFRSPPPYDQQMLSPSYCSEVTPREACMYSGSGPEIAGVSGVDDLPPPPLSCNMWTSVSPYTSYSVQTMETVPYQSFPTHFTATTMMPRLPAISAQSSQPPGNTHFSVYNQLSQSQVRERGPTAPFPRERGLPAVCERKPPSPHLNAASEFLYSQSFSLSREASLQYHSGMGTVENWTDG; the protein is encoded by the exons ACCAGCGCCACCAGCGCCCCCGAGCCCACGCTGGCTGCGCCGGGCCTCAGCGGAGCTGCGCTGGGCAGTCCCCCCGGTCCCGGGGCAGACGCCGCTACCTCTGCCACAGCGGAGCAG ACCATCGAGAACATCAAGGTGGGCCTGCACGAGAAAGAGCTCTGGAAGAAGTTCCACGAGGCGGGCACGGAGATGATCATCACCAAGGCGGGCAG GAGGATGTTCCCCAGCTACAAGGTCAAAGTCACAGGCATGAACCCCAAGACCAAGTATATCCTGCTGATTGACATCGTCCCTGCGGATGACCACCGCTACAAGTTCTGTGACAATAAATG GATGGTGGCGGGGAAGGCGGAGCCCGCCATGCCAGGACGGCTCTACGTCCACCCGGATTCTCCTGCCACTGGGGCCCACTGGATGCGGCAGCTGGTCTCCTTCCAGAAGCTGAAGCTGACGAACAACCACCTGGACCCCTTCGGCCAC ATCATCCTCAACTCCATGCACAAGTACCAGCCACGGCTGCACATCGTGAAGGCTGATGAGAACAATGCTTTTGGCTCCAAAAACACAGCCTTCTGCACCCACGTGTTCCCAGAGACTTCCTTCATCTCTGTGACCTCCTACCAGAATCACAAG ATCACACAGCTGAAAATTGAGAACAACCCTTTCGCCAAGGGATTCCGGGGCAGTGACGACAGTGACCTGCGTGTGGCCCGGCTGCAGAG CAAAGAGTACCCCGTGATCTCCAAAAGCATCATGAGGCAGAGGCTCGTCTCCACTCAGCTCTCAGCCAAGCCCGACGTCAGCCCCCTGCATGGCCCCCATCAGGCGCTCCAGCACTACCAGTATGAGAACGGCGCCCACATGCAGTTCGCCGCGGCTGAGCCACAGGACCTCCCCCTCAACACCTTCCCGGCCCAGAGGGACTCCAGCCTCTTCTATCACTGCCTGAAAAGACGAG cAGACAGTGCCCGCCACCTGGACTTACCCTGCAAGCGCTCCTATCTGGAAGCTCCCTCTGCAGTGGGGGAGGATCATTATTTCCGGTCCCCCCCTCCCTACGACCAACAGATGCTGAGCCCCTCCTACTGCAGTGAGGTGACCCCAAGAGAAGCCTGTATGTACTCAGGTTCCGGGCCTGAGATTGCTGGGGTGTCTGGGGTGGACgacttgcccccaccccccctgAGCTGTAACATGTGGACGTCGGTCTCCCCGTACACGAGCTACAGCGTGCAGACCATGGAGACTGTGCCTTACCAGTCCTTCCCCACGCACTTCACCGCCACCACGATGATGCCTCGGCTGCCTGCCATCTCGGCTCAGAGCTCCCAGCCCCCGGGAAACACCCACTTCAGTGTCTACAATCAGCTCTCACAGTCTCAGGTCCGAGAGCGGGGGCCCACCGCCCCCTTCCCGAGGGAGCGCGGCCTCCCCGCAGTGTGCGAGAGGAAGCCGCCCTCTCCGCACCTGAATGCTGCCAGCGAGTTTCTCTACTCTCAGAGCTTCTCCTTATCCCGGGAAGCTTCCCTGCAGTATCATTCAGGAATGGGGACTGTGGAGAACTGGACTGACGGATGA
- the TBX4 gene encoding T-box transcription factor TBX4 isoform X2, translating into MLQDKGLSESEEAFRAPGPALGEANATSATSAPEPTLAAPGLSGAALGSPPGPGADAATSATAEQTIENIKVGLHEKELWKKFHEAGTEMIITKAGRRMFPSYKVKVTGMNPKTKYILLIDIVPADDHRYKFCDNKWMVAGKAEPAMPGRLYVHPDSPATGAHWMRQLVSFQKLKLTNNHLDPFGHIILNSMHKYQPRLHIVKADENNAFGSKNTAFCTHVFPETSFISVTSYQNHKITQLKIENNPFAKGFRGSDDSDLRVARLQSKEYPVISKSIMRQRLVSTQLSAKPDVSPLHGPHQALQHYQYENGAHMQFAAAEPQDLPLNTFPAQRDSSLFYHCLKRRDSARHLDLPCKRSYLEAPSAVGEDHYFRSPPPYDQQMLSPSYCSEVTPREACMYSGSGPEIAGVSGVDDLPPPPLSCNMWTSVSPYTSYSVQTMETVPYQSFPTHFTATTMMPRLPAISAQSSQPPGNTHFSVYNQLSQSQVRERGPTAPFPRERGLPAVCERKPPSPHLNAASEFLYSQSFSLSREASLQYHSGMGTVENWTDG; encoded by the exons ACCAGCGCCACCAGCGCCCCCGAGCCCACGCTGGCTGCGCCGGGCCTCAGCGGAGCTGCGCTGGGCAGTCCCCCCGGTCCCGGGGCAGACGCCGCTACCTCTGCCACAGCGGAGCAG ACCATCGAGAACATCAAGGTGGGCCTGCACGAGAAAGAGCTCTGGAAGAAGTTCCACGAGGCGGGCACGGAGATGATCATCACCAAGGCGGGCAG GAGGATGTTCCCCAGCTACAAGGTCAAAGTCACAGGCATGAACCCCAAGACCAAGTATATCCTGCTGATTGACATCGTCCCTGCGGATGACCACCGCTACAAGTTCTGTGACAATAAATG GATGGTGGCGGGGAAGGCGGAGCCCGCCATGCCAGGACGGCTCTACGTCCACCCGGATTCTCCTGCCACTGGGGCCCACTGGATGCGGCAGCTGGTCTCCTTCCAGAAGCTGAAGCTGACGAACAACCACCTGGACCCCTTCGGCCAC ATCATCCTCAACTCCATGCACAAGTACCAGCCACGGCTGCACATCGTGAAGGCTGATGAGAACAATGCTTTTGGCTCCAAAAACACAGCCTTCTGCACCCACGTGTTCCCAGAGACTTCCTTCATCTCTGTGACCTCCTACCAGAATCACAAG ATCACACAGCTGAAAATTGAGAACAACCCTTTCGCCAAGGGATTCCGGGGCAGTGACGACAGTGACCTGCGTGTGGCCCGGCTGCAGAG CAAAGAGTACCCCGTGATCTCCAAAAGCATCATGAGGCAGAGGCTCGTCTCCACTCAGCTCTCAGCCAAGCCCGACGTCAGCCCCCTGCATGGCCCCCATCAGGCGCTCCAGCACTACCAGTATGAGAACGGCGCCCACATGCAGTTCGCCGCGGCTGAGCCACAGGACCTCCCCCTCAACACCTTCCCGGCCCAGAGGGACTCCAGCCTCTTCTATCACTGCCTGAAAAGACGAG ACAGTGCCCGCCACCTGGACTTACCCTGCAAGCGCTCCTATCTGGAAGCTCCCTCTGCAGTGGGGGAGGATCATTATTTCCGGTCCCCCCCTCCCTACGACCAACAGATGCTGAGCCCCTCCTACTGCAGTGAGGTGACCCCAAGAGAAGCCTGTATGTACTCAGGTTCCGGGCCTGAGATTGCTGGGGTGTCTGGGGTGGACgacttgcccccaccccccctgAGCTGTAACATGTGGACGTCGGTCTCCCCGTACACGAGCTACAGCGTGCAGACCATGGAGACTGTGCCTTACCAGTCCTTCCCCACGCACTTCACCGCCACCACGATGATGCCTCGGCTGCCTGCCATCTCGGCTCAGAGCTCCCAGCCCCCGGGAAACACCCACTTCAGTGTCTACAATCAGCTCTCACAGTCTCAGGTCCGAGAGCGGGGGCCCACCGCCCCCTTCCCGAGGGAGCGCGGCCTCCCCGCAGTGTGCGAGAGGAAGCCGCCCTCTCCGCACCTGAATGCTGCCAGCGAGTTTCTCTACTCTCAGAGCTTCTCCTTATCCCGGGAAGCTTCCCTGCAGTATCATTCAGGAATGGGGACTGTGGAGAACTGGACTGACGGATGA